From the genome of Actinomycetota bacterium, one region includes:
- a CDS encoding heme lyase CcmF/NrfE family subunit: protein MTLVGRAALLLAFASALYAVGAALWSRRKGRRELLVSAERGVWAVFATTTTAVVVMWILLLSNRFDVADVAGYSNRTLGWRYKITALWGSQAGSLLLWMWFLSIAAVLVVITNRTRNRALMPVVVAVLMGIAVFFTSVLSFFTSPFETVSPVPADGRGLNPLLQNVYMESHPPLLYVGYVGLSIPFAFAIAALVTRRLDSTWITSIRRWTTLSWMFLTVGIILGSRWAYEELGWGGYWAWDPVENAALMPWLMATAFLHSVMVQERRGMLRIWNMVLVILTFTLALFGTFLTRSGILSSVHAFGESTLGPYFLALIIVVLAGSFALLISRLSLLRSENSLESYVSREAIFLYNNLLLVGLAFAVFWGTMFPVLSEAVQGQKITVGQGFFNQVAAPIGLALLFFTGVGPLIPWRKASPRELRRRFLWPLVVAVIAVIPAVYFAQDGAHWWAALAIVLAAFTVACIVGEYWRGATVRHQLGGVSWPGAVGQLFTRNRRRFGGYIVHLGVVSIIVAIACQGAFSSQGDLALRTGQTGEVAGYQFTNEGGTRTRDDHKMSVGVALGVSEGGNRFATLNPGVDVFTAQMQRSSEVAVDTSPFRDVYVVLVGLTPDGLARISVFINPMMMWIWVGGLVMVLGLIVAVWPSRRPREAAARAALGADGRVRE from the coding sequence GTGACGCTCGTCGGTCGTGCAGCGCTCCTCCTGGCGTTCGCGTCCGCCCTCTACGCCGTGGGCGCCGCGCTCTGGTCGCGTCGCAAGGGCCGCCGCGAGTTGCTCGTATCTGCCGAGCGCGGCGTGTGGGCGGTGTTCGCCACCACCACGACCGCCGTGGTGGTGATGTGGATCCTCCTGCTCTCCAACCGCTTCGACGTGGCCGACGTGGCCGGCTACTCCAACCGCACGCTCGGCTGGCGCTACAAGATCACGGCGCTCTGGGGCAGCCAGGCGGGATCGCTGCTGCTGTGGATGTGGTTCCTGTCGATCGCCGCGGTGTTGGTGGTGATCACCAACCGCACGCGCAATCGCGCGCTGATGCCGGTGGTGGTGGCGGTGCTCATGGGCATCGCGGTGTTCTTCACCAGCGTGCTGTCGTTCTTCACCAGCCCATTCGAGACGGTGTCGCCGGTGCCGGCCGACGGCCGCGGGCTCAACCCGCTGCTGCAGAACGTCTACATGGAGAGCCACCCGCCGCTCCTCTACGTGGGGTACGTGGGGCTGTCCATACCCTTCGCATTCGCCATCGCGGCGCTGGTGACCAGACGCCTGGACTCCACCTGGATCACCTCCATCCGCCGCTGGACGACCCTCTCGTGGATGTTCCTCACCGTGGGGATCATCCTGGGGTCGCGATGGGCATATGAGGAGCTCGGCTGGGGTGGCTACTGGGCCTGGGACCCGGTGGAGAACGCGGCGCTCATGCCATGGCTCATGGCCACGGCGTTCCTCCACTCGGTGATGGTGCAGGAGCGTCGGGGCATGCTGCGCATCTGGAACATGGTGCTGGTGATCCTCACGTTCACCCTGGCGCTGTTCGGCACGTTCCTCACCCGCTCGGGAATCCTCTCGTCGGTGCATGCCTTCGGCGAGAGCACGCTGGGGCCGTACTTCCTGGCGCTCATCATCGTGGTGCTGGCCGGTTCGTTCGCGCTGCTCATCAGCCGCCTCTCCCTGCTGCGCAGCGAGAACTCGCTCGAGAGCTACGTGAGCCGCGAGGCGATCTTCCTCTACAACAACCTGCTGCTCGTGGGGCTGGCCTTCGCGGTGTTCTGGGGCACCATGTTCCCGGTGCTGTCGGAGGCCGTGCAGGGCCAGAAGATCACCGTGGGGCAGGGCTTCTTCAATCAGGTGGCCGCGCCCATCGGCCTGGCGCTGCTGTTCTTCACCGGGGTGGGGCCGCTCATCCCCTGGCGCAAGGCGTCGCCGCGCGAGCTTCGCCGCAGGTTCCTGTGGCCTCTCGTGGTCGCGGTCATCGCGGTGATCCCGGCGGTGTACTTCGCGCAGGACGGCGCCCACTGGTGGGCCGCGCTGGCGATCGTGCTGGCCGCATTCACCGTGGCGTGCATCGTAGGCGAGTACTGGCGCGGCGCCACGGTGCGCCACCAGTTGGGCGGGGTCTCGTGGCCGGGTGCCGTGGGCCAGCTGTTCACGCGCAACAGGCGCCGTTTCGGCGGGTACATCGTGCACCTGGGCGTGGTGTCCATCATCGTGGCCATCGCCTGCCAGGGGGCCTTCTCGTCACAGGGCGACCTGGCGCTGCGCACCGGCCAGACCGGCGAGGTGGCCGGGTACCAGTTCACCAACGAGGGCGGCACGCGAACGCGCGACGACCACAAGATGAGCGTGGGCGTGGCGCTCGGGGTGTCGGAGGGCGGCAACCGCTTCGCCACGCTCAACCCCGGCGTGGACGTGTTCACGGCCCAGATGCAGCGCTCGAGCGAGGTGGCGGTGGACACCTCGCCATTCCGCGACGTCTACGTGGTGCTGGTAGGGCTCACGCCCGACGGCCTGGCGCGCATCAGCGTATTCATCAACCCGATGATGATGTGGATCTGGGTGGGCGGCCTCGTGATGGTGCTGGGCTTGATCGTCGCCGTGTGGCCGTCCCGGCGGCCGAGGGAGGCCGCGGCGCGCGCGGCGCTGGGGGCTGACGGCCGCGTGCGCGAGTAG
- a CDS encoding cytochrome c maturation protein CcmE: protein MLASAGVKSRSRFAIALTLAVGLGAWLIWTSIGGSLETYTNPSGLVKTTDATTYRLNGTVAPGSPADAAERAQTAEGLRFTVRDKDRPSVTVPVAYRGSVPDAFKDGREIVVTGHMENGVFQAERGTLITLCPSKFMEEQAAKGKTMPDGMPKEPAGT, encoded by the coding sequence ATGCTAGCGTCGGCGGGTGTGAAATCTCGTTCCCGGTTCGCAATCGCCCTCACGCTCGCCGTCGGGCTCGGCGCGTGGCTCATCTGGACGAGCATTGGCGGCAGTCTCGAGACCTACACCAACCCATCCGGCCTGGTGAAGACCACCGACGCCACCACCTATCGCCTCAACGGCACGGTGGCCCCAGGCAGCCCGGCTGACGCCGCCGAGCGCGCGCAGACGGCCGAGGGCCTGAGGTTCACCGTGCGCGACAAGGACCGGCCGTCGGTGACCGTGCCGGTGGCCTACCGCGGCAGCGTGCCCGACGCCTTCAAGGACGGCCGCGAGATCGTGGTGACCGGCCATATGGAGAACGGCGTGTTCCAGGCCGAGCGTGGCACGCTCATCACACTGTGCCCGTCGAAGTTCATGGAGGAGCAGGCGGCAAAGGGCAAGACGATGCCCGACGGGATGCCGAAGGAGCCCGCAGGCACGTGA
- a CDS encoding argininosuccinate synthase, which yields MQPAPQTAQYLAQPHEVHRVVLLYSGGLDTSVMLKWIQDEYDAEVVALCINLGQPEDDFTQILAKAVDLGAMESLVIDAREEFARDYVAPAIKANARYQGGYPLFTSLGRPLIAKLAVQEARRHDCDTIAHGCTGKGNDQVRIEATIATLAPELKIIAPVREWQMGRDEEIAYAQQHGIPVSSSIERPYSIDDNLWGRSSEGGIIEDLTQAIPDDIFQLVTPPTKAPDVPEDITISFREGLPVSLNEVEMPLHEIIPAIAVHACRNGVGIMDHIEDRVVGLKVRDVYEVPAATVILEAHRELEKLVCTGRQNALKPNLDLLWAQLAYEGLWYEPLMKDLNAFMDHVNRKVEGTVTVRLYKGSATVITRDSPLALYDRTLATFDADPSFSQNASPGFIELFSLQSRMAHQIEDARDLG from the coding sequence ATGCAGCCCGCTCCGCAGACCGCCCAGTATCTCGCCCAGCCGCACGAGGTGCACCGCGTGGTGCTCCTCTACTCGGGCGGCCTTGACACCTCGGTGATGCTCAAGTGGATCCAGGACGAGTACGACGCCGAGGTGGTGGCGCTGTGCATCAATCTGGGCCAGCCCGAGGACGACTTCACCCAGATCCTCGCGAAGGCCGTGGACCTCGGGGCGATGGAGAGCCTGGTCATCGACGCCCGCGAGGAGTTCGCGCGCGACTACGTGGCGCCGGCCATCAAGGCCAACGCCCGCTACCAGGGCGGCTACCCGCTGTTCACGTCGCTGGGGCGCCCGCTCATCGCCAAGCTCGCCGTGCAGGAGGCCCGCCGCCACGACTGCGACACCATCGCGCACGGCTGCACCGGCAAGGGCAACGACCAGGTGCGCATCGAGGCCACCATCGCCACGCTGGCGCCGGAGCTCAAGATCATCGCGCCGGTGCGCGAGTGGCAGATGGGGCGCGACGAGGAGATCGCTTACGCGCAGCAGCATGGCATCCCGGTGTCGTCCAGCATCGAGCGCCCGTACTCGATCGACGACAACCTCTGGGGCCGCTCGAGCGAGGGCGGCATCATCGAGGACCTCACCCAGGCGATCCCCGACGACATCTTCCAGCTGGTCACCCCGCCCACGAAGGCACCTGACGTGCCCGAGGACATCACCATCTCGTTCCGCGAAGGACTTCCCGTGAGCCTGAACGAGGTGGAGATGCCGCTTCACGAGATCATCCCCGCCATCGCCGTGCATGCCTGCCGCAACGGCGTGGGGATCATGGACCACATCGAGGACCGCGTGGTGGGCCTGAAGGTGCGCGACGTCTACGAGGTGCCGGCGGCCACGGTGATCCTGGAGGCCCACAGGGAGCTCGAGAAGCTCGTATGCACCGGGCGCCAGAACGCCCTGAAGCCCAACCTCGACCTGCTCTGGGCGCAGCTGGCCTACGAAGGCCTGTGGTACGAGCCGCTCATGAAGGACCTCAACGCGTTCATGGACCACGTGAACCGCAAGGTGGAGGGCACCGTGACCGTGCGCCTCTACAAGGGCTCCGCAACGGTCATCACGCGCGACTCCCCGCTCGCGCTCTATGACCGCACCCTGGCCACCTTCGACGCCGACCCGAGCTTCTCGCAGAACGCCTCGCCGGGCTTCATCGAGCTCTTCAGCCTGCAGAGCCGGATGGCCCACCAGATCGAAGACGCGCGCGACCTGGGTTGA